From Schaalia sp. ZJ405, one genomic window encodes:
- a CDS encoding F0F1 ATP synthase subunit B, whose amino-acid sequence MNQIIAASGEEVGGLDVVFPPLYEIFWSAVVLLVLLIIVGKFALPRLYQTLDERQEKIAEGLGAAEKAKEDRAAAARERDELIRQAQVDAQGIRDAAHEDAKRIIQAARSEAQDESARIIDTAERQILAERQAAEISLRSDVGLLASELAEKIIGEHLKDQELTSRVIDRFLDDLEADSAAAQQVETR is encoded by the coding sequence ATGAACCAGATTATCGCTGCGTCGGGGGAGGAAGTCGGGGGTCTCGACGTTGTCTTCCCACCGCTGTATGAGATCTTCTGGTCGGCGGTTGTTCTCCTCGTCCTCCTGATCATCGTTGGCAAGTTCGCACTGCCGCGTCTCTACCAGACGCTCGATGAACGCCAAGAGAAGATCGCCGAGGGGCTGGGAGCTGCGGAAAAGGCGAAAGAAGACCGGGCTGCTGCCGCTCGGGAACGTGACGAACTCATTCGTCAAGCCCAGGTGGATGCCCAGGGAATTCGCGACGCTGCTCACGAAGATGCCAAGAGGATCATCCAGGCCGCCAGATCGGAAGCTCAGGACGAATCCGCGCGGATCATCGATACCGCGGAGCGTCAGATTCTTGCCGAACGTCAGGCCGCAGAAATCTCCTTGCGTTCCGATGTTGGACTCTTGGCCAGCGAATTGGCGGAGAAGATCATCGGTGAGCACCTGAAAGATCAGGAACTGACCTCTCGTGTCATTGATCGTTTCCTTGACGATCTCGAAGCCGACTCTGCGGCCGCACAGCAGGTGGAAACGCGATGA
- the atpE gene encoding ATP synthase F0 subunit C: protein MTNAALAYLGYGLATLGPGIGIGILVGKTQESTARQPEVAGRLFTNMIIGAGMVEALGLIGFVLPLIVR from the coding sequence ATGACCAACGCTGCACTTGCCTATCTCGGCTACGGCCTGGCTACTCTTGGCCCGGGAATTGGTATTGGCATCCTCGTCGGGAAGACCCAGGAGTCGACCGCGCGTCAGCCTGAGGTTGCTGGCCGACTGTTCACCAACATGATTATTGGTGCCGGTATGGTTGAGGCTCTGGGCCTCATTGGCTTCGTTCTTCCGCTGATCGTTCGTTGA
- the atpB gene encoding F0F1 ATP synthase subunit A has product MTTQSVTSQKAAKKPLPLWYWVLCGLLVVVIAVTAVPAFTKAPHQPGLADFFPSAIFGDGTFFEANRLTLARVIMALLLILVMLGVARRPKLIPGRGQAVIEVIAEYIRTNVALEMLGNKQGRRFAGFTGFAFFSVLFMNLAGVIPGINIAASSVVAVPLVFALISYVIFIGAGIRAHGVGGFLKSQLVPAGLPKPIYLLITPIEFLSNFIVRPVTLTLRLLCNMIAGHLLLGMTYFGTAFLLQQLSALSATGVLTGAAMFIMTGFEIFVAFIQAYIFTILSAVYIKLSIESH; this is encoded by the coding sequence CTGACTACTCAAAGCGTAACTTCGCAGAAGGCCGCGAAGAAGCCGTTGCCGCTGTGGTACTGGGTGCTGTGTGGCCTCCTCGTTGTCGTCATTGCGGTCACGGCGGTTCCCGCGTTCACGAAGGCTCCTCATCAGCCGGGACTTGCAGACTTCTTCCCCTCGGCAATCTTCGGTGACGGCACGTTCTTTGAGGCTAATCGCCTCACGCTTGCACGTGTCATTATGGCCCTCCTCCTGATTCTGGTGATGCTTGGTGTTGCCCGTCGTCCCAAGCTCATTCCGGGCCGCGGCCAAGCCGTTATCGAGGTGATCGCGGAGTACATTCGTACGAACGTTGCGCTGGAGATGCTGGGGAACAAGCAGGGGCGTCGCTTCGCAGGTTTCACCGGGTTTGCCTTTTTCTCGGTGCTTTTCATGAATCTTGCCGGTGTGATCCCTGGAATCAACATTGCTGCCTCGTCGGTGGTCGCGGTTCCGCTGGTCTTCGCACTCATCTCCTACGTGATTTTCATCGGTGCGGGGATCCGTGCGCACGGGGTTGGTGGATTCTTGAAGTCTCAGCTTGTGCCCGCGGGCTTACCCAAGCCGATCTACCTCCTCATCACGCCGATTGAATTCCTGTCGAACTTCATTGTCCGTCCGGTGACGCTGACCTTGCGTCTCCTGTGCAACATGATCGCCGGGCACTTGCTTCTTGGCATGACCTACTTTGGAACAGCGTTCCTCCTTCAGCAGCTCTCCGCTCTCTCAGCGACGGGTGTGCTGACCGGAGCGGCGATGTTCATCATGACGGGGTTCGAGATTTTTGTTGCCTTCATCCAGGCGTACATTTTCACGATCCTCTCCGCTGTTTACATCAAGTTGTCCATCGAAAGCCACTAG
- a CDS encoding glycosyltransferase family 4 protein, whose protein sequence is MKVYLLLMLVAMGVTVLMTPLVRWACVTWGIVPELRSRDLQAQPIPRLGGVAMTIGLLVTMLVASRIPYMVPLFTTHVPWALMGAAAAMCVLGVIDDIFELDWMAKLAGQILIAGVMAFYGVQLVTFPIFGVTIGSSRLSLIVTVFLVVGIVNAVNFIDGLDGLAAGMVAIGAGAFFIYSYILTRIMGAASYATTASLAVIALMGVCLGFLWFNFHPSSIMMGGGAETLGLVLAGAGIIVTGQIDPSQLGGQQIFVGVLPLLLPLSVIFMPVADLVVTSIRRMLRGHSPFKADRSHFHDRLLLRGHSHRSVVAILWMWTAIVCLPAVGLLVTEWTRVLVFTIPAFLVAVALTLSEFPNARHLSRSANRRRVLPPTSKE, encoded by the coding sequence ATGAAGGTTTATCTCCTCCTCATGCTCGTCGCGATGGGGGTCACCGTGTTGATGACTCCCCTCGTACGGTGGGCATGCGTCACGTGGGGGATTGTTCCTGAGCTCAGGAGCCGAGACCTTCAGGCCCAGCCTATTCCACGCCTCGGCGGGGTCGCGATGACCATCGGATTGCTTGTGACGATGCTTGTGGCATCGCGGATCCCGTACATGGTTCCGCTCTTTACAACACACGTTCCTTGGGCGCTCATGGGAGCCGCGGCCGCCATGTGTGTCTTGGGGGTCATTGACGACATCTTTGAGCTCGACTGGATGGCGAAACTTGCCGGTCAGATCCTCATCGCCGGAGTCATGGCCTTCTACGGTGTTCAGCTGGTGACCTTCCCGATTTTCGGTGTGACGATCGGCTCATCGCGGCTGTCGCTCATCGTCACGGTTTTCCTTGTCGTCGGCATCGTCAACGCGGTGAACTTCATTGACGGACTTGATGGGCTCGCTGCCGGAATGGTCGCGATCGGAGCGGGAGCGTTCTTTATCTATTCCTACATCCTCACCCGGATCATGGGCGCAGCGTCCTATGCGACAACCGCGTCGCTGGCAGTCATTGCCCTCATGGGCGTGTGCCTGGGTTTCCTGTGGTTCAATTTCCACCCGTCCTCGATCATGATGGGTGGGGGAGCGGAAACTCTTGGTCTCGTTCTTGCCGGAGCGGGCATTATTGTCACCGGCCAGATCGACCCGTCGCAGTTGGGGGGTCAGCAGATCTTCGTTGGTGTGCTGCCGCTTCTGCTGCCTCTGTCGGTGATTTTCATGCCGGTAGCGGATCTTGTTGTGACGTCGATCCGCCGAATGCTTCGCGGTCACAGCCCCTTCAAGGCAGATCGTTCGCATTTCCATGACCGGCTTCTTCTGCGTGGACACTCGCACCGATCGGTCGTGGCGATCCTGTGGATGTGGACGGCAATTGTCTGCCTCCCCGCCGTTGGGTTACTCGTCACTGAGTGGACCCGGGTCCTTGTCTTTACGATTCCGGCTTTCTTGGTTGCGGTTGCCTTGACCTTGTCTGAATTCCCCAATGCGCGTCACCTGTCTCGTTCCGCGAACCGACGACGGGTGCTGCCTCCCACTTCCAAGGAGTGA
- a CDS encoding L-threonylcarbamoyladenylate synthase, with protein MTAHVFSVIPSWNCDDLTLASDLVSAGGVLVVPTDTVYGIGARADDPEAVLNVLAAKGRGRHMPPPVLVHHPDDIEKICIIPRSAAEAVGALTGTFWPGALTVILPARPNLGWDLGETGGTVALRMPNHPAMLTLLEKTGPMAVTSANKTGQPPATTVAQAQEAFGDSIAGYVDAGPTQSSTPSTILDLAHGGVAAIRVGALSLSQLSEVIGCDVRSV; from the coding sequence GTGACGGCACACGTATTTTCAGTGATTCCCTCGTGGAACTGTGACGACTTGACATTGGCGAGCGACCTGGTTAGTGCAGGCGGCGTCCTCGTTGTTCCCACGGATACGGTGTATGGAATTGGTGCGCGAGCCGATGATCCCGAGGCCGTGCTCAATGTGCTCGCAGCCAAAGGCCGGGGCAGGCATATGCCGCCGCCCGTCCTCGTCCATCACCCAGATGACATTGAGAAAATCTGTATCATCCCGAGGTCAGCCGCTGAGGCGGTGGGAGCTTTGACGGGGACTTTCTGGCCGGGTGCGCTGACCGTGATCCTTCCGGCGAGGCCGAACCTGGGATGGGATCTGGGGGAAACCGGTGGGACGGTTGCCTTGCGTATGCCGAATCATCCGGCGATGCTCACCCTGCTGGAAAAAACCGGGCCGATGGCTGTGACCAGTGCGAATAAGACGGGGCAGCCACCAGCAACCACTGTTGCCCAAGCGCAAGAGGCATTCGGTGACTCAATCGCAGGGTACGTTGATGCCGGACCGACACAGTCCTCAACCCCCTCAACGATTCTTGACCTTGCGCATGGCGGGGTCGCCGCAATCCGCGTCGGCGCTTTATCCTTGTCGCAGCTGTCTGAGGTGATCGGGTGTGACGTTCGGTCCGTTTAA
- a CDS encoding N5-glutamine methyltransferase family protein, with protein MAERRTFVGDGQPDEDDNPGTTVASLLRWARMQLSAIGEVNGHIEARELLEWAAQTSSTWSIPQPVDADVIHRFIDGVHRRCARVPLQHITGRMYFRSLTLRSAPGVFVVRPETESVAGAAIDHLRTINATTPRTPVNEDAQQSPIVVDLCTGSGAIALAVATEVPGSRVYAVELDPDAVGLARVNVDRLAPGGVRVVPGDATDAQVLSELNGLVDVVVSNPPYVPPCEAPTQPEAAADPALALYGGGEDGMDVPTAILRRARDFLAPGGLVVVEHSPSQSSLMRHAAQKLGFVDITTQRDLGGTERFLRARAPRSGDCAVVLSDETAAVSSGHAVRSERILP; from the coding sequence ATGGCTGAGCGGCGGACCTTCGTCGGTGACGGTCAGCCAGACGAGGACGACAATCCCGGAACAACGGTTGCCTCACTGCTGCGCTGGGCAAGGATGCAGCTGAGTGCGATCGGCGAGGTCAATGGTCATATTGAGGCACGAGAGCTCCTCGAATGGGCTGCGCAGACGAGCTCAACGTGGAGTATTCCTCAACCGGTCGATGCCGATGTGATCCACCGATTCATTGATGGTGTTCATCGACGGTGTGCGCGCGTGCCTTTGCAGCACATCACGGGACGAATGTACTTCCGTTCCCTGACATTGCGCTCGGCGCCCGGCGTGTTCGTTGTTCGTCCAGAGACAGAAAGTGTTGCGGGAGCGGCTATCGATCACCTTCGCACGATCAATGCCACGACGCCGCGCACACCAGTGAACGAGGACGCGCAACAATCTCCGATCGTTGTTGACCTGTGCACAGGTTCGGGGGCGATTGCACTGGCGGTGGCAACGGAAGTTCCCGGGTCCCGCGTGTACGCTGTCGAACTCGATCCCGATGCCGTGGGTCTTGCTCGGGTAAACGTTGACCGGCTTGCTCCCGGCGGGGTTCGCGTTGTCCCCGGGGATGCCACCGACGCTCAGGTTTTGTCAGAACTCAACGGATTAGTTGATGTTGTTGTGTCAAATCCCCCTTACGTTCCCCCATGTGAAGCGCCGACACAACCTGAGGCTGCGGCTGATCCTGCGCTCGCTCTCTACGGTGGAGGCGAGGACGGGATGGACGTTCCGACGGCGATTCTTCGCCGCGCCCGAGACTTTCTTGCCCCCGGTGGACTGGTTGTTGTTGAACATTCACCGAGCCAATCGTCCCTCATGCGCCACGCTGCGCAAAAACTCGGCTTCGTTGACATCACGACACAACGCGATCTTGGCGGAACCGAGCGTTTTCTTCGGGCACGAGCACCTCGCTCAGGTGATTGCGCAGTCGTACTTTCGGATGAAACCGCCGCTGTATCTTCGGGTCACGCAGTGAGAAGTGAGAGAATTCTTCCGTGA
- the prfA gene encoding peptide chain release factor 1 gives MTSENPADDELSALGPILNEYREVEAQMSAPQTLADPSLMRKVGRRYAELGRIKAAADRFTAARDDLGAARELADEDSSFAEEIPALENELDNAHDALMTILAPRDPEDALDTILEIKAGEGGEESALFASDLARMYARYAETQGWSVTELSATHTELGGYKDITLAIRAKGTPAPDQGVWAHLKFEGGVHRVQRVPVTESQGRIHTSAAGVFVMPEIEDEGEIVIDPNDLRIDVYRSSGPGGQSVNTTDSAVRITHLPSGIVVSMQNEKSQLQNKEAALRVLASRLAAEARTRKEEEASAQRRSQVRTVDRSERIRTYNFPENRITDHRTGYKAHNLDQVLAGALTDVIASLQEVDEAERLASAANG, from the coding sequence ATGACTTCTGAAAATCCTGCGGACGACGAGCTTTCGGCTCTCGGCCCCATTCTCAACGAATACCGTGAGGTTGAGGCGCAGATGTCTGCCCCGCAGACCCTGGCTGATCCTTCGCTCATGCGTAAGGTCGGGCGTCGTTACGCCGAGCTGGGACGTATCAAGGCTGCGGCTGATCGTTTCACTGCGGCCCGTGATGACCTGGGAGCGGCCCGGGAACTCGCCGATGAGGATTCCAGTTTCGCTGAAGAGATCCCCGCCCTCGAAAATGAACTCGACAACGCCCACGATGCGTTAATGACGATCCTTGCTCCCCGTGATCCCGAGGACGCCCTCGACACTATTCTCGAAATCAAAGCGGGCGAGGGGGGAGAAGAGTCGGCGCTTTTCGCGTCGGATCTGGCCCGAATGTATGCGCGATACGCCGAGACACAGGGGTGGAGCGTCACGGAGCTGTCGGCGACCCACACGGAACTCGGCGGCTATAAAGACATCACCCTAGCGATTCGAGCAAAAGGGACTCCTGCACCTGACCAGGGCGTGTGGGCACATCTGAAATTTGAGGGTGGGGTTCACCGCGTGCAGCGCGTTCCTGTGACGGAATCTCAAGGACGCATCCACACCAGCGCCGCCGGAGTTTTTGTCATGCCTGAGATCGAGGACGAGGGCGAAATCGTCATTGACCCCAATGACCTGCGCATTGACGTGTATCGGTCCTCGGGCCCCGGCGGACAGTCCGTGAACACAACGGATTCTGCGGTTCGTATCACGCACCTGCCCTCAGGAATTGTCGTGTCGATGCAGAACGAGAAGTCGCAATTGCAGAACAAAGAGGCGGCACTGCGCGTCCTCGCGTCACGTCTGGCGGCAGAGGCTCGGACACGCAAAGAAGAGGAAGCATCCGCTCAGCGCAGGTCGCAGGTGCGCACGGTCGACCGTTCGGAACGTATTCGGACGTATAACTTCCCTGAGAATCGGATCACTGATCACCGAACGGGATACAAAGCCCACAATCTCGACCAGGTACTTGCTGGGGCGCTCACCGATGTCATTGCCTCGCTTCAGGAAGTTGACGAGGCCGAGCGCCTGGCATCCGCGGCGAATGGCTGA
- a CDS encoding IS1249 family transposase: MGNPRCKICGGVTQKWGSTQAGRPRFRCRMCRASQSRSSDVRARDFAAFLDFVTGKYTLADHGGQARTLRRRNEPFWCLWPVSPLVDEVCHVVFVDGIYLSHKLVILIACTKTHVLGWYVAKGETTRAWQSLMSRIAPPDVMVCDGGQGIASAVAATWPGTRIQRCTFHAFSAVKRKTTTRPRTQAGVDLYALAKALLRIDTLDQATQWMSHLAHWNNAYKTFLAQQTRLPNGRWVPTHARLIQAKNSLNTLVKKGTLFTYLDPRLHVDADPIPRTSNLIEGGINAQLRALLRVHRGMSLDHQVKTALWWCYLHTEYPGTPAHILKHTITDQQIINLFETTRHRANAQTQIEHWGTGVNWTDFHHNGTWHETY, from the coding sequence ATGGGAAATCCTCGATGCAAGATCTGTGGTGGCGTAACGCAAAAATGGGGTTCAACGCAAGCTGGTAGGCCACGATTTCGGTGTCGGATGTGCAGGGCAAGCCAGTCGCGGAGTAGTGACGTTCGGGCCCGTGATTTCGCAGCGTTTTTGGACTTTGTTACGGGTAAGTACACTCTGGCTGATCACGGTGGACAGGCTCGTACACTGCGGCGGCGTAACGAGCCGTTTTGGTGTTTGTGGCCGGTTAGTCCCCTCGTTGATGAGGTTTGTCATGTGGTGTTTGTTGACGGGATCTATCTGTCCCACAAGCTCGTGATCCTCATTGCTTGCACGAAAACTCATGTTCTTGGCTGGTATGTGGCCAAGGGTGAAACCACCCGCGCCTGGCAGTCTTTGATGTCTCGTATTGCACCCCCAGATGTTATGGTCTGTGATGGTGGGCAGGGAATCGCCAGTGCTGTCGCCGCTACTTGGCCTGGAACCCGGATTCAACGCTGCACGTTTCATGCTTTTAGCGCGGTCAAGCGTAAGACCACGACCCGGCCTCGCACCCAGGCAGGTGTTGACCTGTATGCCCTGGCTAAAGCCCTCTTAAGGATTGACACACTCGATCAGGCAACTCAATGGATGAGCCATCTTGCCCACTGGAACAACGCGTATAAGACGTTCCTCGCCCAGCAGACGCGCCTACCTAACGGCCGGTGGGTTCCCACCCACGCCCGGTTGATCCAGGCGAAGAACTCGCTGAACACGCTGGTCAAGAAAGGCACTCTGTTTACCTATCTTGACCCCAGACTCCATGTCGATGCTGATCCCATTCCTAGGACTTCGAATCTGATCGAGGGAGGGATTAACGCCCAACTGAGGGCCTTGCTGCGTGTTCATCGGGGGATGAGCCTTGATCACCAAGTCAAAACCGCCTTGTGGTGGTGCTACCTGCACACCGAATATCCCGGCACACCAGCCCACATCCTTAAGCACACGATCACCGACCAACAGATCATCAACCTGTTCGAAACCACCAGACACCGAGCAAACGCACAAACCCAAATCGAACACTGGGGCACTGGCGTTAACTGGACCGACTTCCACCACAACGGCACCTGGCACGAAACCTACTAA
- the rpmE gene encoding 50S ribosomal protein L31: MKKGIHPEYVDTVVTCTCGNSFQTRSTITTGEMRVDVCSACHPFYTGKQKILDTGGRVAKFEARYGKRVRPSK; encoded by the coding sequence ATGAAGAAGGGTATTCACCCTGAATACGTGGACACGGTTGTGACCTGTACCTGCGGCAACTCGTTCCAGACACGTTCGACAATCACCACCGGCGAGATGCGCGTTGACGTGTGCTCGGCCTGCCACCCGTTCTACACGGGCAAGCAGAAGATCCTCGATACCGGTGGTCGTGTTGCGAAGTTCGAGGCTCGCTACGGCAAGCGTGTTCGCCCGTCGAAGTGA